In the Sulfurovum zhangzhouensis genome, one interval contains:
- a CDS encoding peptidoglycan D,D-transpeptidase FtsI family protein, whose protein sequence is MKEAVNNRAIRERSNKVLTIFLLLVLLVVVFLMSVIHTIQSDRRIPSEHAKIHDRSLRGSIISADGYTLSYSQKTYQAVIRGASIKPEKRELFIKFFSIYSGIPIKAIQERFTDKKGRLITGNIVLSKELNAKSAMQLKELAHKLRKMDVFQWVENGNGVKVLYGLDIIENGESRRFPLKDILSPTLGYVGDRQEGRYIRPQGKKGLERKYEEHITSKKNGYFQGKRDVIGTVIHDKNSMKIKRIDGLDLHLNIPLALQRHIEIMLDAMKTQLDADEIIVGVMKSDTGELLSLASSERFDPSHITQKDIPALNPKFAEYPYEAGSVLKPLTLSIALSHGVITPRTMINTENGKMKIGKFTIRDDDKFESLDAAGIIIHSSNIGSSKISWKLTGKEFRDGLLAFGVARPSGIDLSRDLPGSLKPLYLLNHELHRASTSYGYGMQITFAQLFKAYSAFNNGGIAVTPRIVSYLEDAKGNHYTLEPEVPDLHAIDPKTAQTVHDILIRVVQEGTGVKAKYPGLEIGGKTGTAHIARKGHYLREYHSSFYGFANDKEGNKYTIGVLVIKAKKYRKYFASLSAVPTFRNIVEILVDQNYLKPDPDASEQIATNEMLYQIEENEPSLPETPEDIETVANKPASSQVKPSSSTSKPKNTITDLFKLKEKPQQSQPKPYVEPVQQPLPVKDNNPHKLFEDLF, encoded by the coding sequence ATGAAAGAAGCAGTTAATAATAGAGCGATCAGAGAAAGAAGCAATAAAGTACTTACTATTTTTTTACTTTTAGTACTTCTTGTTGTCGTTTTTCTTATGTCAGTGATACATACGATCCAGTCTGACCGGCGAATCCCAAGCGAACATGCAAAGATACATGACCGCTCATTACGCGGATCTATCATCTCAGCTGACGGATATACTTTAAGTTACTCTCAAAAAACCTACCAGGCCGTCATACGCGGAGCAAGTATCAAACCTGAAAAAAGAGAACTTTTCATCAAATTTTTCAGTATCTACAGCGGTATCCCTATCAAAGCAATCCAAGAAAGGTTTACCGATAAAAAAGGCCGGCTTATCACAGGGAATATTGTACTCTCAAAAGAGCTCAATGCAAAATCTGCAATGCAGCTTAAAGAACTGGCACACAAACTCAGAAAAATGGATGTCTTTCAGTGGGTTGAGAATGGTAACGGTGTCAAAGTGCTTTATGGACTGGATATTATAGAAAACGGAGAGAGTAGACGTTTCCCTCTTAAAGATATACTTAGCCCGACACTAGGCTATGTAGGAGACAGACAAGAGGGAAGATACATTCGTCCGCAAGGTAAAAAAGGCCTGGAAAGAAAATACGAAGAACATATCACGTCTAAGAAAAACGGATATTTTCAAGGGAAAAGAGATGTTATCGGGACGGTCATCCATGATAAAAACAGTATGAAGATCAAACGTATCGACGGGCTTGACCTGCATCTGAACATTCCGCTGGCCCTGCAACGTCATATTGAGATCATGCTCGATGCGATGAAAACACAGCTCGATGCAGATGAGATCATTGTCGGAGTGATGAAAAGTGATACCGGAGAACTACTCAGCCTTGCCAGTTCAGAACGTTTTGATCCTTCCCATATCACCCAAAAAGATATCCCTGCACTCAATCCGAAATTTGCAGAATATCCTTATGAGGCAGGATCCGTACTCAAACCTCTCACCTTGTCTATAGCATTAAGTCATGGTGTCATCACTCCACGCACCATGATCAATACAGAAAACGGTAAAATGAAGATAGGTAAATTTACGATCAGGGATGATGACAAGTTTGAATCTTTAGATGCAGCAGGTATCATCATCCACTCATCCAATATCGGTAGTTCAAAAATATCATGGAAACTTACAGGAAAAGAATTTAGAGATGGGCTGCTTGCTTTTGGTGTTGCGAGACCTTCTGGAATTGACCTCTCCCGTGATCTACCAGGAAGTCTCAAACCTCTCTACTTACTAAATCATGAACTTCATCGTGCCAGTACCTCATACGGATACGGTATGCAAATTACCTTTGCACAACTCTTTAAAGCCTACTCCGCCTTTAACAATGGGGGTATAGCCGTAACACCTAGGATAGTAAGCTATCTTGAAGATGCAAAAGGCAACCACTATACCCTAGAGCCGGAAGTACCCGATCTTCACGCTATTGATCCAAAGACCGCTCAAACAGTGCATGATATATTGATACGTGTCGTACAGGAAGGGACAGGGGTAAAGGCAAAGTATCCCGGTCTGGAGATCGGAGGGAAAACCGGTACGGCCCACATCGCGAGGAAGGGACACTACCTGCGTGAGTACCATAGTAGCTTTTATGGATTTGCCAATGATAAAGAGGGCAACAAATATACGATCGGTGTACTGGTGATCAAAGCCAAAAAATACCGAAAATATTTTGCTTCTTTGTCAGCTGTACCGACCTTTAGAAATATCGTAGAGATTCTGGTTGATCAAAACTATCTCAAGCCGGATCCGGATGCATCTGAACAGATAGCTACCAATGAAATGCTTTATCAAATAGAAGAGAATGAACCTTCTTTGCCAGAAACACCAGAGGATATTGAAACAGTTGCCAATAAGCCTGCATCGTCTCAGGTAAAACCATCAAGTAGCACAAGCAAGCCAAAAAACACGATTACGGATCTCTTTAAGCTCAAAGAGAAACCCCAACAATCACAACCAAAACCTTATGTCGAGCCTGTTCAACAGCCATTGCCGGTAAAAGACAATAATCCTCATAAACTCTTTGAAGATCTCTTTTAA
- a CDS encoding cytochrome C: MKRIFLSLLLLTTSPALIVASETTSLIDTNEPLVSDTTQATIGRNVFRQKLRRKCGLTGARFAQTHTLNEWQELKEEGNFRIEIYKICPKTATVLKDDWIEPLYEFSKAYASDTGNFPSC, translated from the coding sequence ATGAAAAGAATTTTTTTGAGCTTACTTTTACTCACAACTTCACCAGCACTGATTGTCGCTTCTGAAACGACCTCACTAATTGATACGAATGAACCTCTGGTATCAGATACTACCCAAGCCACGATAGGCAGAAATGTATTTAGACAAAAACTCAGAAGAAAATGTGGACTTACAGGTGCAAGGTTTGCACAAACACATACTCTAAATGAGTGGCAAGAACTTAAAGAAGAGGGGAACTTTCGTATTGAGATCTATAAGATCTGTCCAAAGACGGCAACGGTACTAAAAGATGACTGGATAGAGCCTCTTTATGAATTTAGTAAAGCATATGCCTCAGATACAGGTAACTTTCCTTCCTGTTAG
- the panC gene encoding pantoate--beta-alanine ligase, with product MIIVQTIKELQEAKRALHGSIGFVPTMGALHQGHLSLIQKARSENDHLIVSIFVNPTQFLEGEDLDAYPRKEEADRKICELAKVDILFMPTIDQMYEHDELSIGAPAIRGYILEGQKRPGHFDGMLQIVMKLLNISGADNAYFGKKDAQQLALVTQMVRNYFMDVNIIPCEIIRDEKGLALSSRNAYMSEEEKVRALCLSRSLKRASKLIISGKRDVEEIKAEMMEVLKEADEVEYVAIVDRTFKPLENVEIGNTMILVAAWVGKPRLIDNLWL from the coding sequence ATGATCATCGTACAGACGATAAAAGAGTTGCAAGAAGCAAAGAGAGCATTGCATGGGAGTATAGGCTTTGTACCGACCATGGGCGCTTTGCACCAGGGACACTTATCTCTTATCCAAAAGGCTAGATCAGAGAATGACCATCTTATCGTTTCTATTTTTGTCAATCCAACACAGTTTTTGGAAGGTGAAGACCTTGATGCATACCCTCGCAAGGAAGAGGCTGACCGAAAGATCTGTGAATTGGCAAAAGTAGATATTCTCTTTATGCCGACAATCGATCAGATGTATGAGCACGATGAACTCAGCATAGGTGCACCTGCAATCCGCGGTTATATTTTGGAAGGTCAGAAGCGTCCGGGACACTTTGACGGAATGCTTCAGATCGTGATGAAACTGCTCAATATCAGTGGTGCAGATAATGCTTACTTTGGGAAAAAAGATGCACAGCAGCTTGCCCTCGTTACTCAAATGGTCAGAAACTATTTTATGGATGTGAATATCATTCCATGTGAGATCATTCGTGATGAAAAAGGATTGGCACTTAGCAGCCGCAATGCCTATATGAGTGAAGAGGAAAAAGTGAGAGCACTTTGTCTTTCCCGTTCACTTAAACGTGCTTCAAAGCTCATTATTAGCGGGAAACGTGATGTAGAAGAGATCAAGGCTGAGATGATGGAGGTGCTTAAAGAAGCGGATGAAGTAGAGTATGTTGCAATTGTTGATCGCACCTTCAAACCTTTGGAAAATGTTGAGATAGGCAATACGATGATATTGGTTGCTGCCTGGGTAGGTAAACCAAGACTAATTGATAATCTTTGGCTCTAA
- the prfB gene encoding peptide chain release factor 2, producing the protein MDAYEYGELLKTLSTKMANITNIVKPDKLNARLDEIEAMQQDASFWNDAENAGKISQEKTRTERVLATYNNAKDALQDAVEYFELSKAEGDDETLEMLYEDAPNLEANTQALEIQMMLSGKNDGNNAIVSIHPGAGGTESQDWASMLYRMYLRWAERHGFKVEVLDYQAGEEAGIKDASFIIKGENAYGYLKVENGIHRLVRISPFDSNAKRHTSFTSVMVSPEIEDDIEIEIEDKDIRIDTYRASGAGGQHVNKTESAIRITHIPTNIVVQCQNDRSQHKNKASAMKMLKSRLYEFEMAKKQAELDGVEKSEIGWGHQIRSYVLQPYQQVKDTRSNQAFSNVEAILDGDIDKIIEGVLISQAK; encoded by the coding sequence ATGGATGCGTACGAATACGGCGAACTACTTAAAACCCTCTCTACCAAGATGGCAAATATTACCAATATCGTCAAACCTGACAAGCTTAATGCGAGATTGGATGAGATAGAGGCGATGCAACAAGATGCAAGTTTCTGGAATGATGCGGAAAATGCAGGAAAGATCTCCCAGGAAAAAACAAGAACAGAAAGAGTGCTTGCTACCTACAACAATGCAAAAGATGCGCTTCAAGATGCTGTAGAATATTTCGAACTTTCAAAAGCAGAAGGGGATGATGAAACTTTGGAAATGCTCTATGAGGATGCGCCAAATCTAGAAGCCAATACACAAGCACTTGAGATACAAATGATGCTCAGCGGTAAGAACGACGGCAATAACGCAATCGTCTCGATCCATCCGGGAGCAGGAGGTACTGAGTCTCAGGATTGGGCAAGTATGCTCTATCGTATGTATCTAAGATGGGCTGAACGTCATGGCTTCAAAGTCGAAGTACTTGACTATCAGGCAGGAGAAGAAGCAGGGATTAAAGATGCCTCTTTCATCATCAAAGGAGAAAATGCTTACGGGTATCTCAAAGTGGAAAACGGCATTCACCGTCTTGTACGTATCAGTCCATTTGACTCCAATGCCAAACGTCATACCTCTTTCACTTCTGTCATGGTATCCCCTGAGATAGAAGATGATATCGAGATAGAGATAGAGGATAAGGATATCCGTATCGACACTTATCGCGCATCAGGCGCAGGGGGGCAGCACGTCAATAAAACCGAGTCGGCGATTCGTATCACACACATCCCGACCAATATCGTCGTACAGTGTCAAAATGACAGAAGCCAGCATAAAAATAAAGCTTCTGCAATGAAAATGCTTAAGTCACGTCTTTATGAGTTTGAAATGGCTAAAAAACAGGCGGAACTTGACGGAGTGGAAAAATCCGAAATAGGATGGGGGCATCAGATACGTTCTTATGTTCTTCAGCCATACCAACAAGTTAAAGATACCAGAAGTAATCAGGCATTCAGTAATGTTGAAGCAATTCTAGATGGGGATATTGATAAGATCATCGAAGGTGTCTTGATCTCACAAGCAAAGTAA
- a CDS encoding ABC transporter ATP-binding protein, giving the protein MSEALLEAKGISHGFEYTLFDDVDFVLKATESAAIVGRSGSGKSTLLHIVSTFLTPNEGSVKLLNKELYALKESEIEEMRRYEIGIIFQFHYLFKGMSAMENVNVATMLSGEEIDENLLEKLEIKEVMDHKIGDLSGGQQQRVSIARVLSKKPRVIFADEPTGNLDKETANLVMDVLLEYTKHNDAALLLVTHDNEMASRCDKTYRLEEKQLKEYA; this is encoded by the coding sequence ATGTCAGAAGCTCTGTTAGAAGCCAAGGGAATTTCTCACGGTTTTGAATATACACTATTTGATGATGTAGATTTTGTACTGAAAGCTACCGAGTCTGCAGCAATTGTAGGACGAAGCGGGAGCGGTAAGTCTACACTTTTACATATCGTATCTACTTTTTTAACCCCCAATGAGGGAAGTGTTAAGTTACTGAACAAAGAGCTCTATGCACTAAAAGAGAGCGAAATTGAGGAGATGCGCCGTTATGAGATCGGAATCATTTTCCAGTTTCACTATCTCTTTAAAGGGATGAGTGCGATGGAGAACGTGAATGTTGCTACGATGCTTTCGGGTGAAGAGATCGATGAAAATTTACTTGAAAAGCTTGAGATCAAAGAGGTTATGGATCATAAGATCGGAGACCTTTCAGGCGGGCAGCAACAGCGTGTCTCGATCGCAAGGGTATTGAGTAAAAAACCACGTGTTATATTTGCCGATGAACCTACAGGTAATCTGGATAAAGAGACAGCCAATCTGGTGATGGATGTACTCTTGGAATATACCAAACACAATGATGCAGCACTGCTTTTGGTAACGCATGATAATGAAATGGCATCACGTTGTGACAAAACCTATAGACTTGAAGAGAAACAGCTCAAAGAGTATGCATGA
- a CDS encoding AraC family transcriptional regulator translates to MKKETLEKRTQLANDMMYYIYTHIDTHIDIEELSQDLHVSKFHMHRIFKEAFGKNIYESIKSIRLQKAANLLVTNKYSTISNVANECGYSSQSSFIKVFKERFGMTPKAWRQGGHKLYSNEILKQSKNAMHSQADFSSLIPTIVKMPSIESYYIRNQGYNVNVKETWQKMQTWILTHHIQDSTQIALLHDNPTITPLAECQYIACVSTSKEQKITSQRLPKFKISDGVYAKFDLQGKHGDMLKFIHWVYHEWLVKSEYETTTKPSYVIYKKNNFLSEDGEFDISFYVSITF, encoded by the coding sequence ATGAAAAAAGAAACATTGGAAAAAAGAACTCAATTAGCCAATGATATGATGTACTATATCTATACGCATATTGATACACATATCGACATTGAAGAGTTAAGTCAGGATCTGCATGTGAGTAAATTTCATATGCATCGTATCTTTAAGGAAGCATTCGGAAAGAACATTTATGAAAGCATCAAGTCCATTAGACTTCAAAAGGCAGCGAACCTTCTTGTGACCAATAAATATTCTACGATCTCCAATGTTGCCAACGAATGCGGATACAGTTCACAGTCCTCTTTTATTAAAGTTTTCAAAGAGCGTTTCGGTATGACTCCCAAAGCATGGCGTCAAGGTGGACATAAGCTTTACTCGAACGAAATTCTTAAACAGTCAAAAAATGCGATGCATTCCCAGGCAGATTTCAGTTCATTGATTCCTACTATCGTTAAAATGCCTTCCATTGAAAGTTATTATATCCGTAATCAGGGTTACAACGTCAATGTAAAAGAGACATGGCAGAAAATGCAGACATGGATACTCACTCATCATATTCAGGATTCTACCCAGATCGCACTACTGCATGACAACCCGACCATTACTCCTTTGGCAGAGTGTCAATACATTGCCTGTGTCAGTACATCAAAAGAACAGAAGATCACTAGTCAGCGTTTGCCGAAATTTAAAATCTCCGATGGAGTGTATGCGAAATTTGACCTGCAGGGAAAACATGGAGATATGCTTAAATTCATTCACTGGGTCTATCATGAGTGGTTGGTAAAGAGTGAATATGAGACAACTACAAAGCCTTCTTACGTGATCTATAAAAAAAATAATTTTCTAAGTGAAGATGGAGAATTTGATATCAGCTTCTATGTTTCTATCACATTTTAA
- a CDS encoding acetyl-CoA carboxylase biotin carboxylase subunit, producing MKKINKILIANRGEIALRVIRACKELDIQSVAIYSEVDNEGVWVLKADESHLIKGDVLQAYLNYENIISIAKKSGCDAIHPGYGFLSENAEFAKACEENDIIFIGPKAEHISLFGDKMASKVAMKAVGVPVLEGTDEPILDKKEGAKIAEEIGFPIIIKAAFGGGGRGMRIVHKAKDFDSMFESATSEALKFFGKGEVFIEKYVENPRHIEVQIIADKYGNVVHLGERDCSIQRRHQKVIEIAPSPRLNDEVKKELFRISTKAMFKLGYESVGTIEFLLDENDTIYFIEMNTRVQVEHPVTEIISGIDIIQRMIEIAAGDKLKFMQEEIKFRGYAIEFRINAENPENNFMPSSGTISAYLTPGGPGVRLDTSAYAGYKVPTNYDSMIGKLIVSALDWEGAVNKARRALDEFFIEGLPTNIPLHQQIVRDEDFINGKFTTNYLDKKLPKFNVVNPETKKEIESKLSSIFSKFLF from the coding sequence ATGAAAAAAATAAACAAGATTCTTATCGCAAACCGTGGTGAGATTGCTCTAAGAGTTATCCGTGCATGTAAAGAACTTGACATCCAAAGCGTAGCGATCTACTCAGAAGTAGACAATGAGGGTGTATGGGTGCTGAAAGCCGATGAATCACACCTGATCAAAGGAGATGTACTTCAAGCTTATCTAAATTACGAAAATATCATCAGTATTGCAAAAAAATCAGGTTGTGATGCGATCCACCCTGGTTACGGTTTCTTATCGGAAAATGCTGAGTTTGCCAAAGCATGTGAGGAAAATGACATCATCTTTATCGGTCCTAAAGCCGAGCATATCTCTTTGTTCGGGGATAAAATGGCATCCAAGGTTGCAATGAAAGCCGTTGGAGTACCGGTACTTGAAGGAACTGATGAGCCGATACTGGATAAAAAAGAAGGTGCAAAAATTGCAGAGGAGATAGGATTCCCTATTATTATCAAAGCAGCATTTGGCGGCGGCGGTAGAGGTATGAGGATCGTTCATAAAGCAAAAGATTTTGATTCAATGTTCGAAAGTGCTACTTCAGAAGCATTGAAGTTTTTCGGAAAGGGAGAGGTATTTATCGAAAAATACGTTGAAAACCCTAGACACATCGAAGTACAGATCATCGCAGACAAATACGGAAATGTCGTGCATCTTGGAGAACGTGACTGTTCTATCCAGAGAAGACACCAAAAAGTTATCGAAATTGCTCCATCTCCCCGGCTTAATGATGAAGTAAAAAAAGAGCTCTTCCGTATCTCTACTAAAGCAATGTTCAAACTTGGATATGAGAGTGTGGGGACAATCGAATTCCTGCTCGATGAAAATGATACGATCTATTTTATCGAGATGAATACCCGCGTGCAGGTAGAACACCCTGTTACTGAGATCATCAGCGGAATAGACATTATCCAAAGAATGATTGAGATAGCAGCAGGTGACAAACTCAAATTTATGCAAGAAGAGATCAAGTTCAGAGGGTATGCCATCGAATTCAGGATCAATGCAGAAAACCCTGAAAATAATTTTATGCCATCAAGTGGCACCATCAGCGCATATCTTACACCGGGCGGTCCTGGAGTAAGACTCGATACCAGCGCATATGCAGGGTATAAAGTACCGACAAACTATGACTCTATGATAGGTAAACTGATCGTTTCTGCACTTGATTGGGAAGGTGCGGTCAACAAAGCAAGAAGAGCACTTGATGAGTTCTTCATTGAAGGACTGCCTACCAATATTCCTCTTCATCAGCAGATCGTAAGAGATGAGGATTTTATCAATGGAAAGTTCACAACTAACTATCTTGATAAAAAACTTCCCAAATTTAATGTTGTCAACCCGGAGACTAAAAAAGAGATAGAAAGCAAACTTTCATCTATCTTTTCGAAATTTCTCTTTTAA
- a CDS encoding carbonic anhydrase produces the protein MTIDELIEGNLAFQNSSFKLFKEDFDVLVEKGQQPKVLFIGCSDSRVVPDLILHSKPGDMFILRNVGNFVPPFKADNEFHGSAAVIEYAVSILDVEHIIVCGHSHCGACKALYQEFSDDIGLIHIRKWLELGRKAKTQVLQQYSETLNQEELYRKTEKVSILYQLENLLTYPEVKKRVDEKRLEIHGWYYKIEDGMIEAYNQENKRFEKMN, from the coding sequence ATGACTATCGACGAGCTGATAGAAGGTAATCTAGCCTTTCAAAACTCCTCTTTCAAATTATTTAAAGAGGACTTTGACGTGCTTGTAGAAAAGGGACAACAACCAAAAGTACTTTTTATCGGCTGCAGCGATAGCAGGGTTGTTCCTGACCTGATCCTGCACTCCAAACCCGGAGATATGTTCATTTTACGAAATGTCGGCAATTTCGTACCCCCTTTTAAAGCAGACAATGAATTTCACGGCAGTGCTGCTGTGATCGAATATGCAGTCAGTATCCTTGATGTAGAGCATATAATTGTATGCGGACATTCACACTGTGGAGCTTGTAAAGCACTCTATCAAGAGTTCAGTGATGATATAGGGCTCATACATATACGAAAGTGGCTTGAACTTGGGAGAAAGGCTAAGACTCAGGTACTTCAACAATATTCTGAAACATTAAACCAAGAAGAGCTCTACCGAAAAACAGAGAAAGTCTCAATCTTGTATCAACTTGAAAATCTTCTGACCTATCCTGAAGTTAAAAAAAGAGTAGACGAAAAAAGATTGGAAATACACGGATGGTATTATAAGATAGAAGATGGAATGATTGAAGCATACAATCAAGAAAATAAACGTTTTGAAAAAATGAATTGA